One window of the Perca fluviatilis chromosome 5, GENO_Pfluv_1.0, whole genome shotgun sequence genome contains the following:
- the LOC120558626 gene encoding secreted frizzled-related protein 5, giving the protein MTAVFCPHFIRKSSHSASLLFLLLLAGQSTTIAAGPGRVRAGLEGRARAEGRVRSGVKDKGGKSVSIEGNTETGFGDTHVSRPGAAAGEDGEGWADPGTTTGFRSMLSIDEGGLWEPRSSSRCVPIPSGMALCQNIGYDTMRMPNLLGHESPAEAVQQSASWLPLLARECHPDARIFLCSLFAPICLDRFISPCRSLCESVRDSCAPIMSCYGYPWPEILRCDQYPADHLMCISSITNSTVPTGGRRVPQASCRDCELEEASSSKDTLETFCRSDFVVKLRLTRLKSSPVSLSQFSLAAKLDVLKHGPLLGGQIRSRIQLWLERDATCVRNMTRLNPRGGTFLVTGTVQGERLVVNKAYAWQRRDKNLMAAARKWKHHRCRS; this is encoded by the exons ATGACTGCAGTGTTCTGCCCTCATTTTATCAGAAAGTCCTCTCATTCAGCCTCCCTACTATTTCTCCTTCTGCTTGCTGGGCAGAGCACTACAATAGCGGCTGGTCCTGGTAGAGTAAGGGCAGGGCTGGAGGGACGAGCGAGGGCTGAGGGCAGGGTTAGATCTGGAGTAAAGGACAAAGGTGGGAAAAGTGTGAGTATTGAGGGCAACACTGAAACTGGATTTGGAGATACTCATGTTTCTAGAccaggagctgcagcaggagAGGATGGTGAGGGGTGGGCGGATCCTGGTACTACTACTGGCTTCAGGTCCATGCTTTCTATAGATGAAGGTGGACTGTGGGAGCCCCGCAGTTCCTCTCGCTGTGTCCCTATCCCGTCAGGCATGGCCTTGTGCCAAAACATCGGATATGACACCATGAGGATGCCCAACCTGCTGGGCCACGAGTCTCCAGCGGAGGCTGTACAACAGAGTGCCAGCTGGTTGCCACTACTTGCCAGAGAGTGCCACCCTGATGCCCGCATcttcctctgctctctcttcgCACCCATCTGCCTTGACag gtttATATCGCCTTGTAGGAGTTTGTGCGAATCTGTACGGGACAGCTGTGCACCAATCATGAGTTGTTATGGCTACCCCTGGCCAGAAATTCTGCGCTGTGACCAGTATCCTGCAGACCATCTCATGTGTATCTCCTCTATCACCAACAGCACTGTTCCCACAGGGGGACGCAGAG TACCTCAGGCAAGCTGTCGGGACTGTGAGCTGGAGGAGGCATCCTCTTCAAAAGATACACTGGAGACCTTTTGTAGGAGTGATTTTG TTGTGAAACTGCGTCTAACACGGCTCAAGTCTAGCCCAGTAAGCCTGTCTCAATTCTCGCTGGCTGCCAAACTGGACGTTCTGAAGCATGGACCCCTGTTAGGTGGGCAGATCCGCTCCCGCATACAGCTGTGGCTGGAGAGGGATGCCACCTGTGTAAGGAACATGACACGACTCAACCCACGAGGCGGGACCTTCCTAGTGACGGGTACAGTGCAGGGGGAGCGCCTGGTGGTCAATAAGGCTTATGCCTGGCAAAGACGAGACAAGAACCTGATGGCAGCTGCGCGCAAATGGAAACATCACAGATGCAGGAGCTAG